A portion of the Lolium rigidum isolate FL_2022 chromosome 1, APGP_CSIRO_Lrig_0.1, whole genome shotgun sequence genome contains these proteins:
- the LOC124697629 gene encoding probable histone acetyltransferase HAC-like 1, whose protein sequence is MNPGSAHWTPQQQPVQMNPGSGHGMPQQQPVMPQQQPGMPQQQQTQAASGQTSADRFKAMRIRMLQRIVSIIAKQRSLSSMTPEVLHYARRVEDVLHKTYPTMAGYYAMITGQQNGPLNHAFQTVIAENRRRQQLAGQVASGSSYGTMIPTPGMAQSANVNSAASHLMDTRFTGGNSNTGSMYNGHQNPSTNIPGGIPVGTTSEGMQRPSHMIPTPGFSNHPTSLPNSEYPSGAGCLNVESNIAPQMQHQEKPFGSNQGYQMQHLGSLAVSTVHSNILDKSSYGSSDAKMNGGMGIHSSNMQPINRTTGSQVCANLAPYGNRPLQQQFDAPLPQKSPSTSDHHMKAQVLTPPDKAQHYSCQRKMVQDGGQQPVSSDGHIVGCTVTSLDSKLSNLSTKEDKHESANTNDEINQLRWLLMLKHAEHCVAPVGSCKSQHCARVQEIVKHFRHCQTKNCSYRYCVQSKKLSCHYKNCINEQCTLCSKAKIRLRRSSEQAHKNSPDDHILIAKQSAVQRITNGALEDKMDIDLVRVETTDEQPLAPKRLKLHHVSPNASKNGHGIPYVSVHEPKPVLQEQKNNMLPKRQASLRVDTQHPVNPIGHGIDGKVSVVKNNMMPHVKQENVLADKDKNENFLDLKNKTNGRMDVTVSKSGKPKIKGVSLTELFTPEQIKEHTDSLKQWVGQSKAKVEMNQAMEHSDSACQLCEVTTLNFEPPPIYCSSCGVRIKRNALYYTAPTAETCHNFCLSCFNARSQTIQVEGNQFPKAKLVRKKNDEDTEEAWVMCDKCERWQHQICALFNCKRNESGEAEYTCPKCYVWEIEHGLRMPLPQSAVLGAKDLPRTVLSDHIEGRLFKRLREERQERATRDGKSFDEVCGADGLVVRVVSSVDKKLEVKPRFFEIFQEDKYPAEFPYKSKAILLFQKIEGVEVCLFGMYVQEYGAECADPNQRRVYLSYLDSVKFFRPEVKTVSGEALRTYVYHEILIGYLEYCKQRGFTSCYIWACPPLKGEDYILYCHPEIQKTPRSDLLREWYLSMLRKATKERIVVETTNLYDHFFITTKECKAKVTAARLPYFDGDYWPGTAEDMINQYFVEEDDRKLQRKGKVKKTITKRALRAAGQTDLCGNASKDAILMQKLGETIYPMKEDFIMVHLQHSCSHCSTLMVAGKRWVCRQCKSFYICDSCYDAEQQLDEKERHPSNSRDSHVLHPVDIVGVPKDTKDRDDIIECEFFDTRQAFLSLCQGNRYQHETLRRAKHSSMMILYHLHNPTAPAFVISCNICKLDIETGQGWRCEECPEFDVCAACYEKDRGGNHRHKLTNQPSSAGAQSKEARKMRVQQARVMLDLLVHAQACRTTGCQYKNCRRIKGLFNHAGKCPKRASGGCKACMKMWSLLHFHARACKELKCDVPRCRDLKDIIRRSQQQAETRRRAAVNEMMRERAAEAAKRR, encoded by the exons ATGAATCCAGGCAGCGCTCACTGGACGCCGCAGCAACAGCCCGTGCAGATGAATCCAGGCAGCGGTCACGGGATGCCGCAGCAACAACCCGTGATGCCGCAGCAACAGCCAGGGATGCCGCAGCAGCAACAGACGCAGGCTGCTTCGGGGCAAACCTCCGCGGATCGTTTCAAGGCGATGCGGATTCGCATGCTTCAGAGGAT AGTAAGTATTATTGCAAAGCAGAGGAGCCTTTCTTCCATGACGCCAGAGGTGCTGCACTACGCGAGGCGGGTTGAAGACGTTCTGCACAAGACATATCCGACCATG GCTGGTTACTACGCAATGATAACGGGACAACAGAATGGACCTCTGAATCATGCTTTTCAGACCGTTATAGCCGAAAATCGGCGACGCCAACAATTGGCGGGGCAGGTAGCATCTGGCTCAAGCTATGGCACAATGATTCCAACACCAGGTATGGCTCAGAGTGCAAACGTGAACTCTGCAGCGTCCCATTTGATGGACACCAGATTCACAGGTGGTAACTCAAATACAG GTTCTATGTATAATGGGCATCAGAATCCATCCACCAATATCCCAGGTGGCATCCCTGTGGGCACAACTTCAGAGGGCATGCAACGTCCAAGTCATATGATCCCAACTCCAGGATTTAGCAACCATCCAACTTCGCTTCCTAATTCTGAGTACCCAAGTGGAGCTGGATGCTTGAATGTGGAGTCAAATATTGCGCCACAAATGCAGCATCAAGAGAAGCCATTTGGTAGTAATCAAGGTTATCAAATGCAGCACCTTGGGAGCCTTGCTGTTTCTACAGTGCATTCAAACATTTTGGATAAGTCCTCCTATGGTTCGTCAGATGCAAAAATGAATGGTGGAATGGGCATACACAGTTCAAATATGCAGCCAATAAACAGAACCACGGGATCACAAGTTTGTGCTAACCTAGCTCCTTATGGTAACAGACCGTTGCAGCAACAGTTTGATGCTCCTCTGCCACAGAAGTCACCAA GTACAAGTGACCATCATATGAAAGCCCAAGTCTTGACTCCGCCAGACAAG GCTCAGCATTATAGTTGCCAGAGAAAAATGGTACAAGATGGAGGACAACAGCCAGTTTCATCCGATGGGCACATTGTTGGGTGTACTGTGACTTCACTTGACTCTAAGCTGTCAAATCTCTCAACAAAAGAAGATAAACATGAATCAGCAAACACCAATGATGAAATTAATCAGCTGCGGTGGTTACTGATGTTAAAGCATGCAGAACACTGTGTGGCTCCTGTGGGAAGTTGTAAATCTCAGCATTGTGCTCGTGTACAGGAGATTGTGAAGCATTTTAGACACTGTCAGacaaaaaattgttcatatcgGTACTGCGTGCAGTCAAAGAAGTTGTCTTGTCACTATAAGAACTGCATTAATGAGCAGTGTACTCTTTGCAGCAAGGCAAAGATAAGATTGCGCCGCTCTTCTGAACAAGCACACAAGAACAGTCCTGATGACCATATATTAATTGCGAAGCAGAGTGCGGTTCAAAGAATTACCAATGGTGCACTCGAGGATAAAATGGATATTGACCTTGTCAGAGTTGAAACTACTGATGAGCAGCCATTGGCACCGAAACGTTTAAAGTTGCATCACGTGTCTCCCAATGCATCAAAGAATGGACATGGAATCCCTTATGTCTCTGTTCATGAACCAAAGCCAGTGTTGCAGGAGCAAAAAAACAATATGCTGCCGAAACGGCAGGCCAGTCTGAGGGTTGATACGCAACATCCAGTAAATCCAATTGGTCATGGTATTGATGGAAAAGTAAGTGTTGTGAAAAATAACATGATGCCtcatgttaagcaagaaaatgtaTTGGCTGACAAAGATAAAAATGAGAATTTTCTTGATCTTAAGAACAAAACAAATGGTCGTATGGATGTTACAGTGTCTAAATCAGGGAAACCGAAGATAAAGGGTGTTTCACTCACAGAATTGTTCACTCCAGAACAAATTAAAGAGCACACCGACAGTCTAAAGCAATGGGTTGGTCag AGCAAAGCTAAAGTTGAAATGAATCAAGCGATGGAACATTCGGACAGCGCATGCCAGCTTTGCGAAGTAACGACGCTTAATTTTGAACCTCCACCGATATATTGTTCTTCCTGTGGTGTTCGGATAAAACGAAATGCACTATACTACACTGCTCCTACAGCTGAGACCTGTCACAACTTCTGTCTTTCGTGTTTCAACGCTCGCAGTCAGACAATTCAGGTGGAAGGTAATCAGTTTCCCAAGGCAAAACTTGTTAGAAAGAAAAATGATGAAGACACAGAAGAAGCG TGGGTTATGTGTGACAAATGTGAACGCTGGCAGCATCAGATTTGTGCCCTTTTCAATTGCAAAAGGAACGAGTCAGGAGAAGCAGAATATACGTGCCCCAAGTGCTATGTTTGGGAGATAGAGCATGGTTTGCGTATGCCTTTGCCGCAAAGTGCTGTTCTTGGCGCGAAGGATCTGCCAAGGACCGTGCTTAGCGATCATATAGAAGGACGCCTTTTTAAACGGCTCAGGGAAGAGAGACAGGAACGTGCGACTCGTGATGGGAAAAGCTTTGATGAG GTTTGTGGAGCAGATGGACTTGTGGTCAGAGTTGTTTCATCAGTGGACAAAAAATTGGAAGTTAAACCACGTTTTTTTGAGATTTTTCAAGAAGACAAGTATCCAGCAGAATTCCCTTACAAATCCAAG GCAATTCTCTTATTTCAGAAAATAGAAGGCGTTGAAGTATGCCTATTTGGCATGTATGTTCAAGAATATGGTGCAGAATGTGCAGACCCAAACCAACGACGGGTTTATCTGTCATACCTTGATTCTGTCAAATTCTTTAGACCTGAAGTAAAAACAGTGTCTGGGGAGGCCTTGAGGACATATGTCTATCATGAGATTCTG ATAGGTTATCTTGAGTATTGTAAGCAGCGCGGATTCACTAGCTGCTACATATGGGCCTGCCCACCTTTGAAGGGTGAAGATTACATTCTATATTGTCATCCAGAGATTCAGAAGACACCAAGGTCTGATTTGCTGCGCGAATG GTACTTATCTATGCTTCGAAAAGCTACCAAGGAGCGCATTGTTGTTGAGACAACAAATCTCTATGATCACTTTTTTATCACTACCAAAGAATGCAAGGCTAAAGTTACGGCAGCTCGGTTGCCATATTTTGATGGAGATTATTGGCCAGGAACTGCAGAAGATATGATCAACCAGTATTTCGTAGAAGAAGACGATAGAAAGTTGCAAAGGAAGGGGAAAGTAAAAAAGACTATCACAAAGAGAGCTCTTAGAGCTGCTGGCCAGACTGATTTATGTGGGAATGCTTCAAAGGATGCTATCTTGATGCAAAAG CTTGGAGAAACCATTTACCCAATGAAGGAAGATTTCATCATGGTCCATTTGCAGCACTCTTGCAGTCACTGCTCTACTCTTATGGTAGCTGGAAAACGCTGGGTCTGCCGCCAATGCAAAAGTTTTTATATTTGTGACAG TTGTTATGATGCAGAGCAACAGCTTGACGAAAAGGAGCGGCACCCGAGTAATAGTAGAGACTCGCATGTGCTCCACCCA GTTGACATTGTTGGTGTGCCCAAAGATACAAAGGATAGAGACGATATCATAGAGTGCGAGTTTTTCGACACCCGGCAGGCGTTCCTGAGTCTTTGTCAAGGAAACCGCTATCAACATGAGACACTTCGCCGCGCAAAACATTCCTCAATGATGATATTATACCACCTTCATAATCCAACTGCACCAGCTTTTGTTATCTCGTGCAACATCTGCAAACTCGATATTGAAACCGGTCAAGGGTGGCGATGCGAAGAATGCCCAGAATTTGATGTATGCGCTGCATGTTACGAGAAAGACAGAGGTGGCAATCACCGTCACAAGTTGACGAATCAGCCGTCATCTGCAGGTGCTCAAAGTAAAGAAGCTCGCAAGATGCGTGTTCAGCAG GCACGGGTGATGCTCGACCTTTTGGTGCACGCTCAGGCATGTCGTACCACTGGTTGCCAGTATAAAAATTGCAGGAGAATCAAGGGACTGTTCAACCACGCTGGGAAGTGCCCAAAACGGGCGTCTGGAGGCTGTAAAGCGTGTATGAAGATGTGGTCTCTGCTCCACTTCCATGCCCGAGCTTGCAAGGAGTTGAAATGCGACGTACCAAGATGCAG GGATCTGAAAGACATTATAAGAAGATCGCAGCAGCAGGCTGAAAC